The following proteins are co-located in the Piscirickettsia litoralis genome:
- a CDS encoding Trm112 family protein, which translates to MDKRLLEILACPVCKGKVTYDKKHSELVCKFDRLAYPVRDTIPVMLEAEARELSSEELEAVREIS; encoded by the coding sequence ATGGATAAACGTTTATTAGAAATCCTTGCGTGCCCAGTGTGCAAGGGCAAAGTGACTTATGATAAAAAGCACAGTGAGTTAGTGTGTAAATTTGACCGTTTAGCCTATCCGGTGCGCGATACGATTCCTGTGATGCTCGAAGCTGAGGCGCGAGAGTTGTCCAGTGAAGAGTTAGAAGCGGTGCGAGAAATCAGTTAA
- a CDS encoding LysR substrate-binding domain-containing protein, with amino-acid sequence MTVKKHLPPLNALKVFDIAADQLNFSRAGEELNMTHSAVSQHIKRLEGYLAKTLFLRKPGNRLALTEEGERYAEHIHKALRIINDATVELTQDQHSTVIHLNLSSSMATYWLIPRLADFQASSPDLELRLATPLRPNSLQFNDIDAAIQYNSQDHQDDYCSDFLLQDRLVPVCSPKLLQDPAPLKASRLIHLYPFINIRHTVRTNDLENWCKHYQCAEPQVEERLTFEHTIQGIQAALNGLGILVTHLPLVANLLKLGHLIIPTQETIPGIHDLYLTYPNNFLTRNKIAPLRQWLLKTTQEFLDEVPASLLENK; translated from the coding sequence ATGACAGTAAAAAAGCACCTCCCACCACTTAACGCTCTGAAAGTCTTCGATATTGCTGCAGACCAACTCAATTTTTCACGTGCAGGTGAAGAGCTCAATATGACTCACTCTGCGGTCAGTCAGCATATCAAGCGCTTGGAAGGCTATCTAGCCAAAACATTATTTCTGCGTAAACCAGGCAATCGCCTCGCGTTAACCGAAGAAGGTGAACGCTATGCCGAGCATATCCATAAAGCCCTGCGTATCATTAATGATGCCACCGTTGAACTCACCCAAGATCAGCATTCAACCGTTATTCACCTCAACCTGTCATCAAGTATGGCAACCTATTGGTTGATTCCACGTTTAGCGGACTTTCAAGCCTCTTCACCTGATCTTGAGCTACGCTTAGCGACACCGTTGCGCCCAAACTCTTTGCAGTTCAATGATATTGATGCTGCAATTCAATATAATTCTCAAGATCACCAAGATGACTACTGTAGTGACTTTTTATTACAAGATCGCCTTGTGCCTGTATGCAGTCCAAAGTTATTACAAGACCCTGCACCATTAAAGGCTAGCCGTCTTATTCATCTTTACCCGTTTATTAATATTCGCCATACCGTCCGCACCAATGACCTAGAAAATTGGTGTAAGCACTACCAATGCGCCGAACCTCAGGTTGAAGAACGCTTGACCTTCGAGCATACCATTCAAGGCATCCAAGCGGCACTAAATGGCTTAGGCATTTTAGTTACTCACCTCCCTTTAGTTGCAAATTTACTCAAACTCGGTCACTTAATCATCCCAACCCAAGAAACAATTCCAGGCATTCATGATCTGTACCTCACCTACCCAAATAACTTTTTGACCCGCAATAAAATAGCCCCTTTACGTCAATGGCTACTTAAAACCACACAAGAGTTCCTTGATGAGGTTCCTGCATCACTGCTCGAAAATAAATAA
- a CDS encoding cadherin-like domain-containing protein gives MADDKSIQSQKDADNAVTDELIETAQRDSGENAIEEALEQVLSDATGNSSEDSQFGSYQTGYRGEGLAVDEGDVQAGLGLELDVDAQGTERSNVDIGEGTLFNFQSELSDLATEFQIGGGQSGVGAGAAIGGGEGAAEDTAEGGVNLNNLLGITPDVTDAGFELEGLIDRDPDPGAEEETAAEEEEEVTVEAVNVASDSVIAADDAPPLPDPSLPDDTDTDAAAIDDTIVDDNLVADDPVIDDDPIVVNTDPVAVDDSLDLAEDSAFTFNVADILANDTDADGNPLTLTGISQDPSHGELTDNGDGTWTFTPAENYNGPDSFTYTVSDGNGGFSTATVSLTIDPVNDDPVVIDGTESGSEDRPLVFDVSDLISDIDGDDVFIDSFEQPANGVLTLDGTEFTFTPNENWNGDTSFEYTVSDGQGGTDTGSVDISLAAVNDAPVGVDDDLSLSEDNALTFNAADILANDIDVDLDTLEITGISVEPDHGELIDNGDGTWTFTPAENYNGDDAFTYTVSDGQGGFSTATVSLTIDPVNDDPVVIDGTESGSEDTPLVFDVSDLISDIDGDDVFIDSFEQPANGVLTLDGTEFTFTPNENWNGDTSFEYTVSDGQGGTDTGSVDISLAAVNDDPTAIDHTFELKEDGSITFSEGDLLAGAEDVDGDDLSVTHVADPANGELVDNGDGTWTFTPDENWNGETSFDYTVSDAQGGEVTETVTLDVEPQTEKVNVQFILNDQQTINPDYTDAQTNYTIKQPGDFGITESITGEQMNTQGIDDSDQISVTYQDENAASVQLDSGWNSIKNILAISDEAADISLSDFVRTDVQLGDGGDSTVNIEGAKRGDISTGDGSDIIDITAKTNNAGWSNTFNIATAAGADFIHLVGDQDLTVFNVNSGTGDDVIELGNGYANSTIHAGYGDDIVRGGTGEDIIFGGAGNDQLFGGAGDDVLRGGQGDDILRGGQGDDRLHGGQGDDRLHGGAGNDVLRGGQGEDRLHGGLR, from the coding sequence ATGGCAGATGATAAGAGTATTCAGTCGCAAAAAGATGCAGATAATGCAGTGACTGATGAGTTAATTGAAACTGCACAACGTGATTCAGGCGAAAATGCCATTGAGGAAGCGCTGGAGCAGGTGTTGTCTGATGCGACAGGAAATAGTTCAGAGGACTCCCAATTTGGTAGCTATCAAACGGGTTACCGAGGTGAGGGCTTAGCTGTTGATGAAGGTGATGTTCAAGCAGGGTTGGGCTTAGAGCTTGATGTGGATGCCCAAGGTACAGAGCGTAGTAATGTCGATATTGGTGAAGGAACGCTTTTTAATTTTCAATCTGAATTAAGTGATTTAGCGACTGAGTTTCAAATCGGTGGTGGGCAATCTGGGGTAGGCGCAGGTGCAGCTATTGGTGGTGGCGAAGGGGCTGCTGAAGATACCGCAGAAGGGGGAGTGAACCTCAATAACCTTTTGGGAATTACGCCTGATGTGACCGATGCCGGGTTTGAGCTAGAAGGTTTGATTGATCGGGACCCTGATCCTGGAGCAGAAGAAGAGACTGCGGCTGAGGAAGAAGAGGAAGTTACTGTAGAAGCTGTTAATGTTGCTTCTGATTCGGTGATTGCAGCAGATGATGCACCGCCATTACCTGACCCATCTTTGCCTGATGATACTGATACTGATGCTGCTGCCATAGATGATACGATCGTAGATGATAACTTGGTCGCTGATGACCCTGTGATTGATGATGATCCTATCGTTGTTAACACTGACCCTGTTGCTGTAGATGATAGCTTAGATCTTGCTGAAGATAGTGCTTTTACTTTTAATGTTGCAGATATTTTAGCGAATGATACCGATGCAGATGGTAATCCCTTGACTCTAACAGGGATTAGTCAAGACCCTTCGCATGGCGAACTTACTGATAATGGCGATGGCACTTGGACCTTCACACCGGCTGAAAACTATAATGGCCCAGATAGCTTTACTTATACCGTCTCTGATGGTAATGGCGGATTTTCTACCGCAACCGTTTCTTTAACGATAGACCCAGTCAATGATGATCCTGTTGTGATTGATGGTACTGAATCTGGTTCTGAAGATAGGCCTTTAGTTTTTGATGTTAGCGATTTGATCTCTGATATCGATGGCGATGATGTCTTTATTGACAGTTTCGAGCAGCCTGCCAATGGCGTGTTAACTCTTGATGGTACAGAATTTACCTTTACGCCGAATGAGAATTGGAATGGCGATACGAGTTTTGAATATACCGTTTCTGATGGTCAAGGCGGAACGGATACTGGTTCTGTAGATATTAGCTTGGCGGCGGTGAATGATGCACCGGTCGGTGTTGATGATGATTTATCTCTGTCAGAAGATAATGCCTTAACGTTTAATGCGGCTGATATTTTAGCGAATGATATCGATGTTGATTTAGATACTTTAGAAATCACGGGGATTAGCGTAGAACCTGACCATGGTGAGCTGATTGATAACGGTGATGGCACTTGGACTTTTACTCCAGCTGAGAATTATAACGGCGATGATGCGTTTACTTATACTGTTTCTGATGGTCAAGGCGGTTTCTCTACCGCAACTGTTTCTTTGACGATAGACCCCGTCAATGATGATCCTGTTGTGATTGATGGTACTGAATCTGGTTCCGAAGATACGCCTTTAGTGTTCGATGTCAGTGACTTGATCTCTGATATTGATGGCGATGATGTCTTTATCGACAGTTTCGAGCAGCCTGCCAATGGCGTGTTAACTCTTGATGGTACAGAATTTACCTTTACGCCGAATGAGAATTGGAATGGCGATACGAGTTTTGAATATACCGTTTCTGATGGTCAAGGCGGAACGGATACTGGTTCTGTAGATATTAGCTTGGCGGCGGTGAATGATGATCCAACCGCGATAGATCATACCTTTGAATTAAAAGAAGACGGTTCGATTACCTTTAGTGAAGGTGATTTATTAGCAGGGGCTGAGGATGTCGATGGTGATGATTTGAGTGTGACGCATGTCGCCGATCCTGCTAATGGTGAGCTAGTTGATAATGGTGATGGGACCTGGACGTTCACGCCTGATGAGAATTGGAATGGAGAAACTAGTTTTGATTACACCGTCTCAGATGCTCAGGGCGGTGAGGTGACAGAAACGGTGACTTTGGATGTTGAACCGCAAACTGAGAAGGTTAATGTTCAATTTATTTTAAATGACCAGCAGACGATTAACCCAGATTATACCGATGCACAGACGAATTATACGATTAAGCAACCTGGTGACTTTGGTATAACTGAGTCGATTACCGGCGAGCAGATGAATACGCAGGGTATCGATGACAGTGATCAAATTAGTGTGACTTATCAGGATGAAAATGCGGCTTCTGTACAGTTAGATAGTGGTTGGAATAGCATTAAAAATATTCTTGCGATAAGTGATGAAGCGGCTGATATCAGCCTTTCAGACTTTGTGCGTACCGATGTTCAGCTGGGCGATGGTGGTGATAGCACGGTGAATATTGAGGGTGCGAAGCGCGGTGATATTTCTACCGGAGATGGTAGCGATATTATTGATATTACTGCAAAAACCAATAATGCGGGTTGGAGTAATACGTTTAATATTGCAACAGCGGCGGGCGCTGATTTTATTCATCTGGTGGGTGATCAGGATCTTACTGTCTTTAATGTTAATTCGGGCACAGGCGATGATGTGATTGAGTTAGGGAATGGTTATGCTAACTCAACGATCCATGCTGGTTATGGTGATGATATTGTCCGTGGTGGAACCGGTGAAGATATTATTTTTGGTGGCGCTGGCAATGATCAACTTTTTGGTGGTGCAGGAGACGATGTCTTAAGAGGCGGGCAAGGAGATGATATACTTCGCGGTGGCCAAGGAGATGACCGGTTGCATGGTGGTCAAGGTGACGATCGTTTACACGGTGGAGCGGGAAATGATGTATTGCGCGGTGGTCAGGGTGAAGACCGTTTACACGGTGGTTTGAGGTGA
- a CDS encoding DEAD/DEAH box helicase family protein, translating to MHITEINQRLTKAGFSSRPSQQRMIQAVAASIHHRYILLCEGGTGIGKSFGYLLGALSQAQGKTLVIATATIQLMEQLISKDIPQVEKLLGLSLHTEIAKGRRRYICHHKFYALDDLFMLERLTPLRNALEKGDWSGDKDSLSFKVDESLWQKVSTDRAGCLNRRCHFFKECAFFSARERQKSADIIITNHATLLADIWLGLGTILPDPEKSIYIIDEAHHLPEQSINSLAQEVSLSSSKEQAHEARQTLLKCKDFF from the coding sequence ATGCATATTACTGAAATTAATCAACGTCTAACAAAAGCCGGGTTTTCCAGTCGTCCAAGCCAACAGCGGATGATTCAAGCTGTCGCCGCTAGCATTCATCATCGCTATATTTTGCTCTGTGAAGGCGGCACAGGAATCGGTAAAAGCTTTGGCTATTTATTGGGTGCTCTATCACAAGCACAAGGCAAAACCCTTGTTATCGCCACAGCGACTATTCAACTCATGGAGCAATTGATCAGCAAGGATATTCCCCAGGTTGAAAAGCTGCTTGGCCTCTCTTTACACACAGAAATCGCCAAAGGGCGGCGGCGTTATATTTGCCATCACAAATTTTATGCCCTCGATGATTTATTCATGCTCGAACGCTTAACTCCGTTACGTAATGCCTTGGAAAAAGGCGACTGGTCAGGAGATAAAGATAGCTTATCGTTTAAAGTTGATGAATCGCTTTGGCAAAAAGTCTCAACAGATCGGGCCGGCTGCCTCAATCGTCGTTGCCACTTTTTTAAAGAATGTGCATTTTTTAGTGCACGTGAACGACAAAAATCAGCAGACATTATCATCACCAACCATGCGACCTTGCTCGCTGATATTTGGCTAGGGCTTGGCACGATACTCCCTGACCCTGAAAAATCAATTTATATTATCGACGAAGCTCATCATTTGCCAGAACAGTCGATTAACAGCTTAGCTCAAGAGGTTTCTTTATCCTCAAGCAAGGAACAAGCACATGAAGCCAGGCAAACGCTCCTCAAATGCAAAGATTTTTTTTGA
- the minD gene encoding septum site-determining protein MinD, translating to MAKIVVITSGKGGVGKTTTSAAFATGLAERGYKTVVIDFDVGLRNLDLIMGCERRVVYDFVNVLQDEANLTQALIKDKHVDNLYILPASQTRDKDALTKEGVEKALNELKEKFDYIICDSPAGIEKGALMALYFADEAIIVTNPEVSSVRDSDRILGVLSSKSHRAEQGESPVKEHLLLTRYNAERVENGDMLNIESVKEILAVPLMGVIPESKAVLRASNTGNPVILDKESDAGQAYADAVSRFLGEEVEYRFITARKKSLFQRLLGGLRA from the coding sequence GTGGCGAAAATTGTCGTTATTACTTCCGGCAAAGGCGGTGTAGGTAAAACTACAACCAGTGCAGCATTTGCAACCGGCCTTGCAGAACGAGGCTATAAAACCGTCGTAATTGATTTTGATGTCGGCCTACGTAATTTAGATTTAATCATGGGCTGCGAGCGTCGCGTTGTTTATGACTTCGTTAATGTCTTACAAGACGAAGCGAACCTCACCCAAGCGCTAATTAAAGATAAGCATGTCGATAACCTCTATATTCTTCCCGCATCACAAACCCGGGATAAAGACGCGCTAACCAAAGAAGGCGTTGAAAAAGCCTTAAATGAACTTAAAGAAAAATTCGATTACATTATCTGCGACTCCCCTGCCGGCATTGAAAAAGGTGCATTGATGGCGCTTTATTTTGCAGATGAAGCAATTATTGTCACTAACCCTGAAGTGTCTTCGGTGCGTGACTCAGATCGGATTCTTGGTGTATTATCCAGTAAATCTCATCGGGCAGAACAGGGTGAATCGCCCGTCAAAGAGCACTTATTACTCACACGTTACAATGCCGAGCGTGTTGAAAATGGCGATATGCTCAATATCGAATCAGTTAAAGAAATCCTTGCTGTACCATTAATGGGAGTCATTCCAGAATCAAAGGCAGTTTTGCGTGCTTCTAATACAGGTAACCCAGTCATTCTTGATAAAGAAAGTGATGCTGGGCAAGCTTATGCTGATGCCGTTTCGCGCTTTTTAGGTGAAGAAGTTGAGTACCGCTTTATTACAGCAAGAAAGAAAAGCTTATTTCAACGTTTATTAGGAGGGCTTAGAGCATGA
- a CDS encoding septum site-determining protein MinC codes for MNTLLNETEKAATPTCQLKGSLFTLTVLLIYNSDIKQLERELQEKVKHAPDFFQHTPTVLDISQFKQAEVPDFFAIQNSCRRLGLIPVAVRGGNKTQQMSAQQAGFAILPAAKEDAITKKAIAIAPKPVSEPAKSPRKTKETEAIVEAETTHKKT; via the coding sequence ATGAATACACTTTTAAATGAAACCGAAAAAGCAGCGACCCCAACATGCCAACTCAAAGGCAGCTTGTTCACTCTCACCGTGCTTCTTATTTATAATAGTGATATCAAGCAATTGGAAAGAGAACTGCAAGAAAAAGTCAAACATGCTCCAGATTTTTTCCAGCATACTCCGACTGTTCTTGATATTAGTCAATTCAAGCAAGCCGAAGTCCCCGACTTTTTTGCAATTCAAAATAGTTGCCGACGTTTAGGGCTGATTCCAGTCGCTGTCCGCGGTGGTAACAAAACACAACAGATGAGCGCACAACAAGCAGGCTTTGCTATCTTACCGGCAGCAAAAGAAGATGCCATAACTAAAAAAGCCATTGCTATCGCACCGAAACCGGTTTCAGAACCTGCTAAAAGCCCCAGGAAAACGAAAGAAACAGAAGCAATCGTTGAAGCTGAAACAACACACAAAAAGACTTAA
- a CDS encoding transporter substrate-binding domain-containing protein, which yields MKYLTLPLLLLATSSNLSHADTLAQIKHTGLIKVGTTGDYPPLTVFNKKNQQYSGFAITMAHNLAKNLGVKVKFIHTRWPSLSQDLAANKFDIAMGGHHNY from the coding sequence ATGAAATACCTTACTCTACCTTTACTTTTACTTGCAACGAGCTCAAATTTATCTCATGCAGATACACTCGCTCAAATTAAGCACACAGGCCTCATTAAAGTAGGAACTACAGGTGATTATCCACCTTTAACTGTTTTCAACAAGAAAAATCAACAATATTCAGGCTTTGCTATTACGATGGCTCATAATCTTGCGAAAAATCTTGGTGTTAAGGTCAAATTTATTCACACTCGTTGGCCTAGCCTATCCCAGGATTTGGCAGCAAATAAGTTCGATATTGCGATGGGGGGTCATCACAATTACTAA
- a CDS encoding YqcC family protein: protein MKQAAYVEIASLLLELEKALRAHSLWEEHAPAESALSSQEPFCVDTLAFSQWVQWIFLPRMKVIVETQGNLPLASNIMPMAEEGLKAQGVNGQEIIQLFKQFDDLVSQ, encoded by the coding sequence ATGAAACAAGCCGCTTATGTAGAGATTGCTAGCCTTCTTTTAGAGCTAGAAAAGGCGTTGCGTGCCCACAGCCTTTGGGAAGAGCACGCGCCTGCTGAGAGTGCGTTATCAAGCCAGGAGCCTTTTTGTGTGGATACCTTGGCCTTTAGCCAATGGGTGCAATGGATTTTCTTGCCTCGAATGAAGGTTATTGTTGAAACGCAAGGTAATTTGCCCTTAGCTTCTAATATCATGCCGATGGCAGAGGAAGGCTTAAAAGCCCAAGGGGTTAATGGGCAGGAAATTATACAGCTTTTTAAGCAATTCGATGATTTGGTTTCTCAATAA
- the fdxA gene encoding ferredoxin FdxA gives MAFVVTESCIRCKHTDCVEVCPVDCFKEGPNFLVIDPDECIDCALCEPECPENAIFAEDEIPAGQEHFLELNAELAQAWADHTITEKKEAPEDAEKWSEIKDKMDELIREW, from the coding sequence ATGGCATTTGTTGTCACCGAAAGCTGTATACGCTGCAAACACACCGACTGTGTAGAAGTCTGTCCTGTAGATTGTTTTAAAGAAGGTCCTAATTTTCTCGTCATCGACCCGGATGAGTGTATCGATTGTGCACTTTGCGAACCTGAATGCCCAGAAAATGCAATTTTCGCCGAAGATGAAATTCCCGCAGGGCAAGAGCACTTTCTTGAGCTCAATGCAGAGCTAGCTCAAGCTTGGGCAGACCATACCATCACCGAGAAAAAAGAAGCTCCTGAAGATGCGGAAAAATGGAGCGAAATTAAAGATAAAATGGATGAGCTGATTCGTGAGTGGTAA
- a CDS encoding helicase C-terminal domain-containing protein: MLKVWQHFPQKEDAQGARQARWITLGKVKEQEDYRFHISLIDTSHKLSELFWQRAPGAITLCSATLKISGQFQHFARKMGLHLQKNHTVKSISCPSPFAYDQSQLIIPKLKSTPTHINDQHLQEFQTFLKAVLQEFNQGCLVLFTSQKSLESTFSTLPKSLQNKITCQGDLPKHQLIEQFKRHIDQNQSHALFGLQSLAEGLDLPGNYCNTLIIQKISICHAQHPSSTHT; the protein is encoded by the coding sequence ATGTTAAAAGTCTGGCAACACTTCCCTCAAAAAGAAGATGCACAAGGTGCCAGGCAAGCTCGTTGGATAACCTTGGGCAAAGTAAAGGAGCAAGAGGATTATCGCTTTCATATCAGTTTAATCGATACCAGCCACAAGCTTTCTGAGTTATTTTGGCAGCGCGCTCCTGGAGCGATTACCCTGTGTTCAGCAACATTGAAAATCTCCGGCCAATTCCAGCATTTTGCTCGAAAAATGGGGTTACACCTACAAAAAAATCATACGGTTAAATCCATCAGCTGTCCCTCTCCATTCGCCTATGATCAATCCCAGCTGATTATTCCTAAACTAAAATCAACACCTACACATATAAATGATCAACATTTACAAGAATTTCAGACCTTCTTAAAAGCCGTACTACAGGAATTTAATCAAGGCTGCCTGGTTCTTTTTACCAGTCAAAAAAGCCTGGAAAGCACCTTTAGCACACTACCCAAAAGCCTCCAGAACAAAATCACCTGCCAAGGAGACTTGCCTAAACATCAGCTAATCGAGCAGTTTAAACGCCATATTGACCAAAACCAATCCCATGCTCTGTTTGGCTTGCAATCTCTTGCCGAAGGCTTAGACTTACCAGGAAACTACTGTAATACACTCATTATACAAAAAATTTCCATTTGCCATGCCCAGCACCCCTCAAGCACGCACACGTGA
- a CDS encoding helicase C-terminal domain-containing protein — protein sequence MPSTPQARTREHELKQRNKNVFIEHTLPEAHLKLIQWTGRLIRTESDQGKLVLFDDRIIYKAYGKKLLASLPSFEVQHPSSWQESIELMT from the coding sequence ATGCCCAGCACCCCTCAAGCACGCACACGTGAGCACGAACTTAAACAACGGAATAAAAATGTTTTCATCGAGCACACTCTACCAGAAGCACATTTAAAACTTATTCAGTGGACAGGCCGTCTGATTCGTACTGAATCTGACCAAGGCAAGCTTGTGCTCTTCGATGATCGCATCATCTATAAAGCATATGGTAAAAAGCTGCTCGCTTCCCTCCCCTCATTTGAAGTCCAACACCCTTCATCCTGGCAAGAAAGCATCGAGCTTATGACTTAA
- a CDS encoding transporter substrate-binding domain-containing protein has translation MRWGVITITKKRQQQFSFSQPVLTNGKVPLIRCADLTKFKTLRKIDQPDVKIVENLGGTNLNFAKETIHYAQIIIVKNNKLPFEYLLNRKADVMFTDSIEASYRHSLMPELCPVNINNPLTHSNKAYMMQKSNIQLKTAVNKWIANIKNNGQLENIKKSYGLT, from the coding sequence TTGCGATGGGGGGTCATCACAATTACTAAAAAACGCCAACAACAATTTAGCTTTAGCCAACCTGTTCTCACTAATGGCAAGGTACCACTCATTCGATGTGCAGATTTAACCAAATTTAAAACATTAAGAAAAATTGACCAGCCTGATGTTAAAATTGTTGAAAATCTAGGTGGAACTAATCTAAACTTCGCAAAAGAAACAATCCATTACGCTCAAATTATTATTGTTAAAAATAATAAATTACCATTTGAATACCTGCTGAATAGAAAAGCAGATGTAATGTTTACTGACTCTATTGAAGCAAGCTACCGTCATAGCCTCATGCCTGAGTTATGCCCAGTGAATATCAATAATCCACTGACACACAGTAATAAAGCTTATATGATGCAAAAATCAAACATTCAATTAAAAACTGCTGTAAACAAGTGGATTGCTAATATTAAAAACAATGGGCAATTAGAAAATATAAAGAAAAGCTACGGACTCACTTAA
- a CDS encoding patatin-like phospholipase family protein, giving the protein MATAQVNYFDEVVYLFQGGGAMGAFQVGVYEALMEEMYSPDWIVGISIGSINASIIAGNPQMKVSRN; this is encoded by the coding sequence GTGGCAACAGCACAAGTTAATTACTTTGATGAAGTGGTTTATCTATTCCAGGGTGGCGGCGCGATGGGTGCCTTTCAAGTCGGTGTTTATGAAGCACTCATGGAGGAAATGTATAGCCCTGACTGGATTGTTGGCATCTCTATCGGCTCCATCAATGCCTCGATTATTGCCGGCAACCCCCAAATGAAGGTATCGAGAAACTGA
- a CDS encoding DUF3734 domain-containing protein, with protein MANRDFFDPHWLSPLWPIPKTPDQISFYNTHPLKQTLTELIDFDYLNRAYMRLSIGAVDLETGEQVFFDNTKHTLTPEHIMASCALPPGFPAIKIDGRYYWDGGLYSNTPILAVTNEPEHKNRLCFLVNLFNPKGVPPHSLDGVQERAKDIEYASHLRTIIEQYDSKQYLQGIIAQLGAHIPDSVKEKEGLQDLLKHGDSHKLHVAQINYKSKQGTELNSKDYEFSELSADDHRRQGYKNALALVKNPDWFYEHHVGPKTVVHKLDHPHQ; from the coding sequence TTGGCCAACCGAGATTTTTTTGACCCACATTGGCTTTCGCCGTTATGGCCAATTCCAAAAACACCCGATCAAATCAGTTTCTATAACACGCACCCTTTAAAGCAAACCCTAACAGAACTGATCGACTTTGATTATCTGAATCGGGCTTATATGCGCCTTAGCATTGGCGCTGTAGACCTAGAAACCGGTGAGCAGGTCTTTTTTGATAATACCAAGCACACATTAACCCCAGAACACATTATGGCCAGCTGCGCCCTACCTCCCGGGTTTCCAGCGATCAAAATCGACGGTCGTTATTACTGGGATGGCGGGTTATACTCGAATACGCCGATTCTTGCTGTCACCAACGAGCCTGAACACAAAAACCGATTATGTTTTCTCGTCAACCTCTTTAATCCCAAAGGAGTGCCCCCACACTCCCTCGATGGAGTGCAAGAACGAGCTAAAGACATCGAATATGCCAGTCACTTAAGAACCATTATCGAGCAGTATGATTCTAAACAATATTTACAGGGCATCATTGCCCAGCTTGGCGCGCATATTCCAGACAGTGTTAAAGAAAAAGAAGGCTTACAAGATTTATTAAAGCATGGCGACTCGCACAAGCTCCATGTGGCTCAAATTAATTATAAATCAAAGCAAGGTACTGAATTAAACTCAAAAGACTATGAATTTTCAGAGCTTTCTGCCGATGATCATCGCCGCCAAGGCTACAAAAATGCCCTCGCCCTCGTCAAGAATCCAGATTGGTTTTATGAGCATCATGTTGGACCCAAGACCGTTGTCCACAAGCTTGACCACCCCCATCAATGA
- the minE gene encoding cell division topological specificity factor MinE: MVAYERNQRQNNPDYLPLLRQEIMAVIKKYVHVDSEQIKVELNQDQDRSVLELNIMLPPEEEEKNKEANNAQEKSTKTTDEALS; the protein is encoded by the coding sequence ATTGTTGCCTATGAGCGTAATCAGCGCCAAAACAATCCTGATTACCTTCCCTTGTTACGTCAAGAAATTATGGCAGTGATCAAAAAATATGTTCACGTTGATAGCGAGCAAATCAAAGTCGAGCTGAATCAAGATCAAGACCGTTCAGTGCTTGAACTAAATATCATGCTCCCTCCAGAAGAAGAAGAAAAAAATAAAGAAGCGAATAACGCTCAAGAAAAATCAACCAAAACAACCGATGAAGCCCTCTCCTAG